A DNA window from Ctenopharyngodon idella isolate HZGC_01 chromosome 10, HZGC01, whole genome shotgun sequence contains the following coding sequences:
- the lingo3a gene encoding leucine-rich repeat and immunoglobulin-like domain-containing nogo receptor-interacting protein 3a: MAGCPCLSLPGLLVLLIAASITHGQSCPQRCDCISHQRAVMCQNKRLGSIPAGIPADTRLLDLSCNSLRWVEYNELATLSRLEELDLSENLISVLEPNAFSSLLNLRVLRLRANQLKLVPMGAFSRLTNLTTLDLSGNKLVILLDFTFQDLKNLRNLEVGDNDLVYISNKAFLGLVGLRELTIERCNLTSITGQSLSYLRGLVTLRLRYLSIASLEEQNFRKLGGLRGLEIDHWPFLEYISPHSFQGLNLSWLSITNTNISTVPTGALRNLIHLASLNLSYNPISVLESWALRDLVRLKELHLVGTNLISVQPYGLGGLQQIRLLNLSNNGLVTLEEGSFHSVNTLETLRVDGNPLSCDCRLLWILQRRKTLNFNGKSPVCATPLEVRGKALSTFSDSALFDHFTCQRPKIRNRKLQQLTAREGQVVSFICRAEGDPTPVIFWISPQRRRITTKSTGRVIVLPEGTLEIRYAQVTDSGTYICIASNAGGNDTYFATLTVSGLPLDGALAANRTYYVGDLNDTNLNDTRVFLKFTLDLKTILVSTAMGCIMFLGVVLFCFILLFVWSRGRGQHKNNFSVEYSFRKVDGPAASGGQGGARKFNMKMI, encoded by the coding sequence ATGGCGGGTTGTCCATGCCTGAGCTTACCGGGGCTGCTTGTGCTCCTAATCGCTGCATCCATAACACATGGTCAGAGCTGCCCACAGCGCTgtgactgtatctctcatcaGAGAGCTGTGATGTGCCAGAACAAGCGCCTGGGATCTATTCCTGCGGGCATCCCGGCTGACACACGGCTGCTGGATCTGAGTTGTAACAGTTTGCGCTGGGTGGAATACAATGAATTGGCGACTCTCTCGAGACTTGAGGAGCTAGACTTGAGTGAAAATCTCATCAGTGTATTGGAGCCTAACGCCTTCTCCAGCTTGCTTAATCTTAGAGTGTTGCGTCTGCGAGCCAACCAGCTTAAACTTGTGCCCATGGGTGCCTTTTCTCGTCTCACCAACCTCACCACCCTGGACCTAAGTGGGAATAAACTGGTCATCCTGTTAGACTTCACCTTCCAGGACTTGAAGAACCTCCGCAATTTGGAAGTTGGTGATAATGACCTGGTGTACATTTCAAACAAGGCTTTCCTGGGATTGGTGGGACTTCGGGAGCTAACCATCGAGAGGTGCAATCTGACTTCTATAACTGGACAGTCTCTTTCCTACCTTCGAGGCTTGGTGACTCTTCGATTACGCTACCTCAGTATAGCTTCGTTGGAAGAGCAGAACTTTCGCAAACTGGGTGGACTGCGGGGTCTTGAGATTGACCATTGGCCCTTCCTTGAGTACATTTCTCCGCACAGCTTCCAAGGCCTCAACCTTTCTTGGCTCTCAATTACCAACACCAATATTTCCACCGTGCCTACGGGTGCTCTTCGCAACCTAATTCACTTGGCTAGCCTCAATCTGTCTTACAACCCCATCTCGGTTCTCGAGTCCTGGGCCTTGCGGGACCTTGTCCGCTTGAAAGAACTGCACCTAGTTGGTACCAACCTGATATCAGTGCAGCCATATGGTCTTGGAGGCCTGCAACAGATACGATTGCTCAACTTGTCAAACAATGGGTTGGTGACCTTGGAGGAGGGATCCTTCCACTCGGTCAATACGCTGGAGACATTGCGTGTAGATGGCAACCCTTTGTCCTGTGACTGCCGCCTACTGTGGATCCTGCAGCGTCGTAAGACCCTCAACTTCAACGGAAAGTCACCCGTTTGCGCCACACCTTTGGAAGTGCGAGGAAAAGCACTTAGTACCTTTTCGGACTCTGCGCTCTTTGACCATTTCACCTGTCAGAGGCCCAAAATTCGTAACCGCAAGCTGCAGCAGCTGACGGCACGTGAAGGCCAGGTAGTGTCCTTTATATGTAGAGCGGAAGGAGACCCAACTCCAGTCATCTTTTGGATTTCACCTCAACGCCGACGTATCACCACCAAGAGTACTGGGAGAGTCATTGTCCTCCCTGAAGGTACGTTGGAGATCCGTTATGCCCAAGTAACAGACAGCGGCACTTACATCTGCATAGCAAGCAATGCTGGTGGCAACGATACCTACTTTGCCACCCTCACAGTCAGTGGATTGCCACTGGATGGTGCTTTGGCAGCAAATCGCACCTACTACGTGGGTGATCTTAATGACACTAACTTAAATGACACGCGTGTCTTCCTGAAGTTCACATTGGACCTCAAGACCATCCTGGTGTCCACAGCAATGGGTTGTATTATGTTTTTGGGTGTGGTGCTTTTCTGTTTCATTCTCTTGTTTGTGTGGAGCCGAGGACGAGGACAACACAAGAACAATTTCTCAGTAGAGTATTCATTCAGAAAGGTAGATGGACCTGCTGCCAGCGGGGGTCAAGGAGGAGCACGAAAGTTTAACATGAAGATGATATAA